CGTTGCCGCCCGAGCTCGCGCTCTTGCCGCCTTCCTTGCTTGTCGCCATATCGATCTCCTTGTGCCTGTCGGTGAACAATCAAACCCGAGAGCGTCATGGATGCGCTCGTGCGATTAGAGACGCAGGGGATGCGATAGTTCCGGCTGACGTGAAACTCGATTGCGCTGGCCGCCCGCGCGGCGCGGCCCACCGCTCAGTCGTCGGCGATTTTCAGCACCAGCTTGCCGAAGTTCTTCCCTTCGAACAGCATCAGCAGCGCGGCAGGGAAGTTCTCGAAACCCTCGACCACGTGCTCGCGGTGCTTGATGCTGCCCTCGCGCAGCCACTGCGCCAGTCGCGCCACGCCTTCCGGATAGCGGTGTGCGAAATCGAACACCACCATGCCCTCCATGCGCGCACGGTTCACCAGCAGGGACAGGTAGTTGGCCGGGCCGGCTACCTTCGTCGTGTTGTTGTACTGCGAGATCGCGCCGCAGATCACGATGCGCGCCTTCATGTTGATGCGGGTGAGGACGGCGTCCAGGATCTCGCCGCCGACGTTGTCGAAATAGACGTCGACGCCGTCCGGGCAGTGCTGCTTCAGGCCCGGCCCGATGGGGCCTTCCTTGTAGTCGATGCAGGCGTCGAAGCCGAATTCCTCGACCACGAAGCGGCATTTGTCGGCGCCGCCCGCGATGCCCACCACGCGGCAGCCAAGGTGTTTGGCGATCTGGCCGACCGTCGCCCCGACCGCGCCGGCGGCGGCCGACACCAGCACCGTCTCGCCGGCCTTCGGCTGGCCGATGTCGAGCAGGCCGAAATACGCGGTCATGCCCGGCATGCCGAGTACGTTCAGCCAGGCGGGCAGGGGCGCCAGCGCCGGGTCGATCTTCACCAGGCCGCCCTTGTCGTCGGCCGGACCGGTCCAGAAGCGCTGCACGCCGAAGGCGCCGCTGACGTGCTCGCCCACGGCAAAGCGCTTTGATCTCGATTCCACCACCCGGCCGACCGCGCCGGCGCGCATCGTCTCGCCGATCGCCACCGGACGGATATACGACTTCCCTTCGTTCATCCAGCCGCGCATGGCGGGGTCGAGCGACAGGTACAGCAGCTTCACGCGCACCTGGCCTTCCTCCAGCGGCGCAAGCGGTTCCTCGGCGAGCTGCCAGTTGTCCTTCGTCGGCAGGCCGACGGGGCGGGAAGCGAGGCGGAATTGCTGGTTGGTCTGGACGGCGTCGGTCATGGCATTCCTTTCATAAAAGTGAACGATCGTTCAACTATAGCGGAAGGCGGAAAAGCTGTTGCGGACGTGCTGAAGATGCAAGGCGTGCGACAATGCCCATGGCATCCTCATCCATTCATCATCGGCGATTCCCATGACGCACCCCGAATACATCCTGACCCTGTCCTGCCTGGACCAGCGCGGCATCGTCCTGCGCGTTTCCGGCTTCCTGGCCGAGCACGGCTGCAACATCATCGACTCCGACCAGTTCGGCGACGCGGAATCGAAGCTGTTCTTCATGCGCATCCACTTTGCGCTGGAAGAGCCGAACGTGTCGGACGCCACCCTGCGCGCCGGCTTCGACGTCCTCTGCGCCCACCTGGGCGCGTCCGGCCAGCTGCACGACGCGGCGCGCAAGCCGCGCGTGCTGATCATGGTCTCGAAGATCGGCCACTGCCTGAACGACCTGCTGTTCCGCTACCGCAGCGGCCTGCTGCCGGTGGAAATTCCGGCCATCGTTTCGAACCACATGGAGTTCTACCAGCTCGCGGCCAGTTACAATATCCCCTTTCACCACTTGCCGCTCGAAGCCGGCGCCAGCGACGCCGACAAGCTGGCGCAGGAAAGCCGCATCATCGAGCTGCTGGACCGGCACCAGATCGACCTGGTCGTGCTGGCGCGCTACATGCAGATCCTGTCGCCGGGATTGTGCGAGGCCTTGAAGGGCAGGGCGATCAATATTCACCACTCCTTCCTGCCGAGCTTCAAGGGCGCGCGTCCGTATGCCCAGGCGCACCGGCGCGGCGTCAAGCTGATCGGCGCCACCGCCCACTTCGTCACCGGCGACCTGGACGAAGGCCCGATCATCGAGCAGGACGTCGAGCGGGTCGACCACGCCATGGGCGTCGAGGCGCTGACGGCGATCGGACGCGACGTCGAAAGCGTGGTGCTGGCGCGCGCGGTCAAGTGGTTCGTGGAACACCGCATCCTGCTGAACGGCGACAAGACCGTCGTGTTCAGCTGAAGCACCGGACAATCAGAAAGCAGAAGAACCAGATGGCCCTGAAAGCAACGATCTACAAGGCAGACCTGAACATCGCGGACATGGACCGCAATTACTACCAGGAGCACGCGCTCACCATCGCGCGCCATCCTTCCGAAACCGACGAGCGCTTGATGATCCGCCTGCTCGCCTTCGCCCTGCACGCCGACGAGGCGCTGGCCTTCGGCAAGGACCTGTTCGACGTCGAGGAGCCGGCCCTGTGGCTGAAGGACCTGACCGGGGCCATCGACACCTGGATCGAGGTCGGCCAGCCCGACGAACGCCGCCTGATGAAGGCCAGCGGCCGTTCCGAGCACGTGGTGGTCTACAGCTACAGCGCGGTCAGCCACATCTGGTTCAAGCAGATCGCCAAGCAGATCGACCGCGCCCGCAACATCACGATCGTGAACGTCGCGGCCGAGTCCAGCGCCGCGCTCGAACGCATGTGCAAGCGCAACATGCAGATCCAGTGCACGATCCAGGACGGCCAGGTCTGGCTGACCGACGGCACGGACACGGTGCAGGTCGAACGCGAGACGCTGCTGGCCGAACGCTCGTATTAACCAGAAGGGGGAATCATGAACCGTCATCTTCTCGCGCTGGCGCTGGCCGGCCTCGTTGCCGTCCCGGCGCTGGCCCAGGTCAGCGTCAGCGATCCGTGGATCCGCGCCACCGTGCCCCAGGCAAAGGTGGCCGGCGCCTTCATGCAGCTGAAGTCCGCGAAGCCGGCGAAACTGGTCGACGTGAAGAGCCCGGTCGCCGGCCGGGTCGAACTGCACCAGATGGCGATGGAAGGCCAGACCATGCGCATGCGCGCCGTCGACGCCATCGACCTGCCTGCCGGCCAGACCGTCAACCTGGCCTCGGGCGGCTATCACGTGATGCTGTTCGAACTGAAGCACCAGCTGAAGGAGGGCGAGCAGGTGCCGCTGACCCTGGTGGTGCAGGACGCCGACGGCAAGCGCGAGAACGTCGCGCTGACGGTCCCGGTCAAGCCGCTGACCTACACCGCGCGGTAGGGTGGGCACGCCGAGCCCACCCGACGCTCAGCGCGGGGCGGCGCCCAGGCGCTTGGCGTTGCCGGAGCCGACCACCGACTTGCTGACCTGCGGATCGCCGTAGTAATTGACGTCGCCGGAGCCGGCCACCGTCATGCTCAGGCTGTCGCGTACCCACAGGGTCGCGTCGCCCGAGCCGGCCACCGTCACGCTGGCCTTCTCCAGGCGCACGCGCGCCATGTCGACGGTGCCCGAGCCGCCGATCGAGGCCGACAGGCTGCGCGCCGCGCCTTCCTCTACCTTCAGGTCGCCGCTGCCGCCCAGGTTCACGCTGATCGATTCGCCCTCGGCCTTGCGCACCTTGATGTTGCCGGAACCGCCGACATCGAACTTCAGGCGCGAACCGGCGACGCGGTCGGCATCGATGCTGCCGGAGCCGGCCAGCGCCAGGCGGTCCACTTCGCGCGCCTGCACCACGATCTTCAGGGTCCGGGTCTTGATGTTGACCTTGTTCTTGTTGCGGATCTTCAGGGTGCCGTCCTCGACCACGGTCTCGATCAGCGGCAGCAGGTTGTCGTCGGTCTCGATGGTGAGGCCTTCGCTGTTGCCGGTGCGGATCTCGACCTGGCCCGGCAGCGAGAAGGCCACGCCGTTGAAGTGGCCGACCTCGCGCGCCTGGCGCTTGATGTTGCCGTTGCCCTGCACCTGTTCGCTGCGGCCGACGCTCCAGTCGAAGGCCATGGCCGGGGCCGTCATGGCCGCGGCCGCGCAGGCGAGGGTGCAGGCGGCCAGCAGGCGGCGGCGCGGGTTCGGGGTCGTCGTGCTCATGGTGCGTTCTCCTTGATTCTTGTTGTCGATGATCGATGAGTGCATTGTAGGCAGGCCGGCCCGGGCGTGCGGGGGCTTTGCGACGAACTGCAGGGGCGGCGCGCCAGAATGCAGATAGGCGGAGCGGTCGGCGCTGCAGCGCTGAGATGTTGCAAGTTTTTCACAAGAAAAAATATCTTTCCAAGTGGAACTTTAGAGCGCCGCTGGTTTTATAATTAATGCATCGCAAGTTTCCACTTTTATCATCGATCGCCCGATGGAATACCACCAGTCCTCGCAGATTCCCACCCTCTCGTATATCGAAAACGAAGACCATCCGGTGTTCGGCACCCTGGTCGAGCAGATCCTGCACCTGCTGAACTCGAAGCTGGTGTTTTCGGACATCATCATTCACCAGAACAGCCCGCTGATGCTGCGCCAGCCGAAGGGCCTGGTGGCGGTGACGGATTCGCCGATCACGAAGGAGGAACTGGAAGAGTTCTTCGACGTCATCGAACCGAACTGGTCCGAGCGCATCCAGGAACGCGCGTTCGACCGTTCGATCGACCTGCACACGGCGCGGATCCGCGCCAACTGTTTCAGCTTCCAGGGCAAGAAGCGCCTGGGCTGCGTGATCCGCCGCTTCCCCAAGGAGCCGCTGGCGCTCGACAGCCTCGGCCTCCATCCGGACGAGCAGGAATTCGCGCGCATGACCAGCGGCCTGGTATTGATCATCGGCGACACCTGCCAGGGCAAGTCGACCACCATCGCCTCGATCCTGGACGAGATCAACCGCCAGCGCTCGGGCCACATCATCACCATCGAAGACCCGGTCGAGACCCTGATCCCCCAGCGCAAGTGCATCATCACCCAGCGCGAAGTGGGCGTCGACGGCGACGTCGACAGCTATTACCTCGGCGCGCTGGATGCGCTGCGCGAGCGTCCGGACGTGATCGTGATCGGCGAGATCCGCGACGCCCAGACTGCCCAGGAAGCGCTGGCGCTGGCCGAATCGGGCCCGCTGGTGCTGGCGTCCCTGCATGCGCGTTCGACCGAGCTGGGCCTGCAGAAGATGCTGCGCCTGCTGGGGAATTCGGAAGCCCAGGGCCAGGCCCTGGCGCATGCCCTGCGCGGCGTGCTGTGCCAGGCCCTGCTGCCGTCGAAGCAGGGCAACCGCTACCACCTCGCCACCGAATGCCTGAGCATCAGCCCGGCGGTGGCCGGCATGATCGAGCAGGGCGACCTGGGCGCCATCCGCGCGCACATGAACGCCGGCCGCGAACCGGGCTGCCATACGATGAACAGCGTGCTGGAAGGGCTGCTGGCCTCGCACAAGGTCGGCGTCGACGATGCGCGCGCGGCGACCACCGACCGGATCGGCTTCGCGGAGATGGTGTAACTGCTCCAAGGAAAGCCGGCGCCGGGAGGCGCCGATAAAAAAATCGCCGGCATCTGCCGGCGATTTTCTTTTGGACGCGCAGTTCTTGCGCGCCGTAGTTGCCGATTACTTGCGCGAGCGGCGGCGCAGTGCAGCGCCCATGCCGACCAGCGCCAGGCCCATCAGCGACAGTGCGCCCGGTTCCGGCAGGGCGTAGGTCTGGCCGGCGCCGGAAGTGACCTGCGCGCCCAGGATGCCCGCACCGCCATTCCAGTTAGCATTGTTCGAATAGACGTTGTCGATGCGAAGATCGGCATTGCCGGTACCGGTCGTGAACCAGTTCGCGTTCAATTGCTCGCTCCACAGGCCTTCCTGGGTCATGTCAACCGACAGATAGGAGCTGGCGAAACCCTTGAAGCCTTTTTGGGTGGTCGGCACCGAGCTGCCTACGACAGTGTTCTTGTCGTTGGAGTCATCCATGCCGGTATCGAAATACAGGTGGGCGAGGAGAACGCTATCGGTGGTAAAGCCGTTCGCGCAGCTGTAACCGCAACGAACGCCGGCCACAGGCATGCTTTTATCGATGGCGGTTGCAGCCACTTTGCTCGTGTCGCGCCAGTACAGGTCAAGGTAGCCGCTCGTTGCAGGAAACGCATTGCTGTCCGAAACGCCGCCTTTTTCGATCCCATAGAACATGCCGGTGATCTGGCCGCCAACCTGGTTCGTGAAGAAGGCGCTGTTGAGCGTGTTCTGGTCAATGGAATCGTTCGGCGTGCCTACTTTGCCGGCCGCCATGGTGTTCACAACGAACACGCCCCAGTTGATTTCGCTGCTGCCATAGGTGTGAGCACCACCGACGGCAATTTGTTCCTGGCCGACGAACTGCAGGTAAATCGGGCCAGCCGGCAATACCGGCGCCGGTGCGGCGGAAGCGCCGAAGCTGGCGAAGGCGGTTGCCAAGGTAATAAGAATTTTTTTCATGGTGTGGCTGTTAGTTAATATCAAGAACCCAAGCTAGACTATGAGCAAGTTTTATGCCAGAAGAATGTGAGTTGGCGTAAGTGTCTGTATTTGCAGTCTTTTTCCTTATTTTTGAGTAACTGCGCTCTCCGTTTCCAGCAATACACTTGCACAAGTGTAAAAATTCCCGACAGTATTATTCTTAGTCCAGCGGCACCGCACGCAAGCCATTGACCTCTGCCGGCGTCACCATCCGCGCCGCATTGCCCCAGCTGGCGCGGACATAGCTGAGCACCGCCGCTACCTCGGCGTCGTTCAGCACCGGACTGTAGGGCGGCATGCCGTAGGGGCGGGGATTGCCCGCGGTGGCCGGCGCGAAACCGCCGTTCAGGACGATGCGGATCGCATTCACCGCTTCCGGCTGCTGCAGGGTCCGGTTGCCGGCCAGCGGCGGCCAGGCCGGGCCGCCATCCTTGTCGGCGGCGCCGCGCCCGTCCTTGCCGTGGCAGTCGGCGCAGTGCTGGCCATACAGCCGTTCGCCGAGCTTCATCAGGGCTTCCGGCGGCGCCTCCGCCGGCGCGCGCCCGGCGCCATCGGTGGGCAGGGATGTCAAATACACCGACATCGCGCCGACGTCGCCCTCCGACAGGTACTGCAGGCTTTGCCCGACCACCTCCGCCATCGGCCCGAACACCGCGCCCTGCGGCGAGACGCCGGTGTGCAGCAGCTGCGCAAGATGCGGGTCCTGCGATGCCAGCGAAGGCGCGTACCAGCCCAGCACCGGAATCAGGCCGCCGTGCAGTCCCTGGCCGCTCGCCCCGAGGCCGTTGCGCGGACTGTGGCAGGCGCTGCAGTGGCCAAGGCCCTCGACCAGGTAAGCGCCGCGGTTCCAGTCCGCGCCGCGCGCCGGCGCCTGGCTGTAGACGCCCGGCTTGAAATACAGCAGGCGCCAGGCCGCCAGCGCCGCCTGGCTGTCGTAGGGGAAGCGCAGCTGGTGCGGCTGGCGTGGCTGGCGCGCCGGCGGCAGGCTGCGCAGCCAGGCGAACAGGGCGTCGGCGTCCTCGCGCGTCACCTTCGTGTAATTCGGATAGGGGAAGGCAGGGTAGAGCAGGCGGCCGTCCTTGCCGACGCCGTTGTGCAGGGCGTTCCAGAAATCGTCGGCGGTCCAGGCGCCGAGGCCGGTTTCATGGTCCGGCGTGAGGTTCGGCGCCACCACCCGGCCGAAAGGCGTGTCGACCGCGCGTCCGCCGGCGTAGGCGATGCCGCCGCGCGCCGTATGGCAGGCGGCGCAATCGCCGGCGCGCGCGAGGTAGGCGCCGCGCGCGATGTTCTGCGCGCTCGGCGCCCAGGCCTGCGGCGAGCGGGAGGGGATGAATTCGGCGCGCGGCCAGGCCAGCAGCACGGCGGTCAGGGCGAGGACGAGCAGGGCCCCGAGCGCCATCAGGACGCGACGCGGGACGGGCGTCATGGCCGCTGCTCCGGTGCGCTGCCGCAAGCCAGCGGCAGGGGCCGCGCGACGGCTTGCGCCGGGGCGGCGCCGGCCGGCAGCGGTTCGCTGGCGAGCCAGGCGGACACTGCCGACACGTCGGCCAGGCTGAGGCGTGAGGCGATGGTTCCCATGCAGTCGGGCGCGAGCGCATGCCGGCTGCCGTTGCGCCAGGCGCCGAACTGGGCGTTGATGTAGTCGCGCGGCAGGCCGACCAGGCCGGGGATGGCCGGCAGCGCGCCGCCCAGGCGCTCGCCGTGGCAGGCGATGCAGGCCGGCACGTTCAGGGCCTTGTCGCCATGCAGGACCAGCTGGCGCCCGCGCTCCAGCTCGGCGGCCGGCAGGGCCGCGCGGTCGAGCACGGGCGCCGGCAGGTGCTGGGCCGAAAAATAGTCCGCGATCTCGTGCAGGTAATCG
This window of the Massilia sp. WG5 genome carries:
- a CDS encoding copper chaperone PCu(A)C — protein: MNRHLLALALAGLVAVPALAQVSVSDPWIRATVPQAKVAGAFMQLKSAKPAKLVDVKSPVAGRVELHQMAMEGQTMRMRAVDAIDLPAGQTVNLASGGYHVMLFELKHQLKEGEQVPLTLVVQDADGKRENVALTVPVKPLTYTAR
- a CDS encoding type IV pilus twitching motility protein PilT, whose product is MEYHQSSQIPTLSYIENEDHPVFGTLVEQILHLLNSKLVFSDIIIHQNSPLMLRQPKGLVAVTDSPITKEELEEFFDVIEPNWSERIQERAFDRSIDLHTARIRANCFSFQGKKRLGCVIRRFPKEPLALDSLGLHPDEQEFARMTSGLVLIIGDTCQGKSTTIASILDEINRQRSGHIITIEDPVETLIPQRKCIITQREVGVDGDVDSYYLGALDALRERPDVIVIGEIRDAQTAQEALALAESGPLVLASLHARSTELGLQKMLRLLGNSEAQGQALAHALRGVLCQALLPSKQGNRYHLATECLSISPAVAGMIEQGDLGAIRAHMNAGREPGCHTMNSVLEGLLASHKVGVDDARAATTDRIGFAEMV
- a CDS encoding head GIN domain-containing protein produces the protein MSTTTPNPRRRLLAACTLACAAAAMTAPAMAFDWSVGRSEQVQGNGNIKRQAREVGHFNGVAFSLPGQVEIRTGNSEGLTIETDDNLLPLIETVVEDGTLKIRNKNKVNIKTRTLKIVVQAREVDRLALAGSGSIDADRVAGSRLKFDVGGSGNIKVRKAEGESISVNLGGSGDLKVEEGAARSLSASIGGSGTVDMARVRLEKASVTVAGSGDATLWVRDSLSMTVAGSGDVNYYGDPQVSKSVVGSGNAKRLGAAPR
- a CDS encoding PEP-CTERM sorting domain-containing protein (PEP-CTERM proteins occur, often in large numbers, in the proteomes of bacteria that also encode an exosortase, a predicted intramembrane cysteine proteinase. The presence of a PEP-CTERM domain at a protein's C-terminus predicts cleavage within the sorting domain, followed by covalent anchoring to some some component of the (usually Gram-negative) cell surface. Many PEP-CTERM proteins exhibit an unusual sequence composition that includes large numbers of potential glycosylation sites. Expression of one such protein has been shown restore the ability of a bacterium to form floc, a type of biofilm.); its protein translation is MKKILITLATAFASFGASAAPAPVLPAGPIYLQFVGQEQIAVGGAHTYGSSEINWGVFVVNTMAAGKVGTPNDSIDQNTLNSAFFTNQVGGQITGMFYGIEKGGVSDSNAFPATSGYLDLYWRDTSKVAATAIDKSMPVAGVRCGYSCANGFTTDSVLLAHLYFDTGMDDSNDKNTVVGSSVPTTQKGFKGFASSYLSVDMTQEGLWSEQLNANWFTTGTGNADLRIDNVYSNNANWNGGAGILGAQVTSGAGQTYALPEPGALSLMGLALVGMGAALRRRSRK
- a CDS encoding cytochrome C; this translates as MRSISSSLGVLCGWAWLTCAAAQPTQPQRVPGSLEARLAPCIACHGSASAPPAALKPGSERQYFPRIAGKPAGYLYNQLINFRDGRRQYPLMTWMVQHLSDDYLHEIADYFSAQHLPAPVLDRAALPAAELERGRQLVLHGDKALNVPACIACHGERLGGALPAIPGLVGLPRDYINAQFGAWRNGSRHALAPDCMGTIASRLSLADVSAVSAWLASEPLPAGAAPAQAVARPLPLACGSAPEQRP
- a CDS encoding NADP-dependent oxidoreductase, whose product is MTDAVQTNQQFRLASRPVGLPTKDNWQLAEEPLAPLEEGQVRVKLLYLSLDPAMRGWMNEGKSYIRPVAIGETMRAGAVGRVVESRSKRFAVGEHVSGAFGVQRFWTGPADDKGGLVKIDPALAPLPAWLNVLGMPGMTAYFGLLDIGQPKAGETVLVSAAAGAVGATVGQIAKHLGCRVVGIAGGADKCRFVVEEFGFDACIDYKEGPIGPGLKQHCPDGVDVYFDNVGGEILDAVLTRINMKARIVICGAISQYNNTTKVAGPANYLSLLVNRARMEGMVVFDFAHRYPEGVARLAQWLREGSIKHREHVVEGFENFPAALLMLFEGKNFGKLVLKIADD
- a CDS encoding c-type cytochrome; protein product: MTPVPRRVLMALGALLVLALTAVLLAWPRAEFIPSRSPQAWAPSAQNIARGAYLARAGDCAACHTARGGIAYAGGRAVDTPFGRVVAPNLTPDHETGLGAWTADDFWNALHNGVGKDGRLLYPAFPYPNYTKVTREDADALFAWLRSLPPARQPRQPHQLRFPYDSQAALAAWRLLYFKPGVYSQAPARGADWNRGAYLVEGLGHCSACHSPRNGLGASGQGLHGGLIPVLGWYAPSLASQDPHLAQLLHTGVSPQGAVFGPMAEVVGQSLQYLSEGDVGAMSVYLTSLPTDGAGRAPAEAPPEALMKLGERLYGQHCADCHGKDGRGAADKDGGPAWPPLAGNRTLQQPEAVNAIRIVLNGGFAPATAGNPRPYGMPPYSPVLNDAEVAAVLSYVRASWGNAARMVTPAEVNGLRAVPLD
- a CDS encoding YaeQ family protein, producing the protein MALKATIYKADLNIADMDRNYYQEHALTIARHPSETDERLMIRLLAFALHADEALAFGKDLFDVEEPALWLKDLTGAIDTWIEVGQPDERRLMKASGRSEHVVVYSYSAVSHIWFKQIAKQIDRARNITIVNVAAESSAALERMCKRNMQIQCTIQDGQVWLTDGTDTVQVERETLLAERSY
- the purU gene encoding formyltetrahydrofolate deformylase; the protein is MTHPEYILTLSCLDQRGIVLRVSGFLAEHGCNIIDSDQFGDAESKLFFMRIHFALEEPNVSDATLRAGFDVLCAHLGASGQLHDAARKPRVLIMVSKIGHCLNDLLFRYRSGLLPVEIPAIVSNHMEFYQLAASYNIPFHHLPLEAGASDADKLAQESRIIELLDRHQIDLVVLARYMQILSPGLCEALKGRAINIHHSFLPSFKGARPYAQAHRRGVKLIGATAHFVTGDLDEGPIIEQDVERVDHAMGVEALTAIGRDVESVVLARAVKWFVEHRILLNGDKTVVFS